One Diabrotica virgifera virgifera chromosome 3, PGI_DIABVI_V3a genomic window carries:
- the LOC126881383 gene encoding short stature homeobox protein 2-like isoform X1: protein MRVVSAIVAFLCVVLLIIQTISAAPAPIPGGGGGGGCGGGGGGGSGGGGGGGGCGGGGGGGR from the exons ATGAGGGTTGTGTCTGCAATTGTG GCATTCCTCTGCGTCGTCCTTTTGATAATTCAAACTATATCCGCGGCACCTGCGCCCATTCCTGGGGGTGGCGGTGGCGGAGGCTGTGGTGGCGGTGGCGGCGGTGGCAGTGGTGGTGGCGGTGGCGGCGGCGGCTGTGGCGGTGGAGGTGGCGGTGGCCGCTAA